Proteins from one Gossypium raimondii isolate GPD5lz chromosome 8, ASM2569854v1, whole genome shotgun sequence genomic window:
- the LOC105793477 gene encoding uncharacterized protein LOC105793477 has translation MDKKGIICLVVILLGTISAITGFAAEATRVKRSQVHLDAFGECTYPKSPSHVLGLTSALMLLIDEHIVRRITSILALTLLLKAAAFQAQHKEATVMNGWEYCSLVRPGLFACGAVLAVISLVFGILYYLTLNSKGKEDAKAPVPTQGDITMAQPQFPLENPDSVNEDAKDKQQFS, from the exons ATGGACAAAAAGGGTATTATATGTTTGGTTGTGATCCTTTTAGGGACAATATCAGCCATTACTGGCTTTGCTGCTGAAGCTACAAGGgttaag aggTCACAAGTTCATTTAGATGCTTTTGGAGAATGTACATATCCAAAGAGCCCATCGCATGTTCTTGGATTAACTTCAGCCCTAATGCTTTTGATCG ATGAACATATTGTACGCAGGATCACATCTATTTTAGCTCTCACTCTATTGCTAAAAGCTGCCGCGTTCCAAGCTCAACACAAGGAAGCGACTGTGATGAACGGCTGGGAATACTGCTCTCTTGTAAGACCCGGACTCTTCGCCTGCGGAGCCGTCTTAGCTGTTATAAGCTTGGTTTTCGGAATCTTGTATTATCTAACCCTAAATTCGAAAGGGAAGGAAGACGCTAAAGCGCCGGTTCCGACTCAAGGTGACATAACCATGGCACAACCTCAGTTCCCATTGGAGAATCCCGATTCTGTAAATGAAGATGCTAAGGACAAGCAGCAATTCAGTTGA